One genomic window of Methanosalsum zhilinae DSM 4017 includes the following:
- the sfsA gene encoding DNA/RNA nuclease SfsA: MSKLKKIPVIDISWDAEGILIERNNRFLGTVDIPDCDLKNVMVHIRDPGRLENILYPGNKLLLKKRNGKNRKTNWELIAARVKNEWILVNSGYHHMIARYIIENDMIPSIGKIEKVMSEKRFGDSRLDFLILNHDGSKIWTEVKGCTMAEKNTALFPDAVTSRGKRHIEELIRIVEMGDRALLLILIFRPESKCFAPNNIIDPEFSRSFELATNKGVLVHPVILKYENGTIYYLSEIPLCK, from the coding sequence ATGAGCAAACTGAAAAAAATACCAGTTATAGATATATCATGGGATGCTGAAGGAATACTTATAGAACGTAATAACAGATTTCTTGGAACAGTTGACATTCCAGATTGTGATTTAAAAAATGTAATGGTCCATATAAGGGATCCTGGAAGACTTGAAAACATTTTATATCCTGGAAATAAGCTATTACTGAAAAAAAGAAACGGGAAAAATAGAAAAACAAATTGGGAGCTCATTGCAGCCAGAGTGAAAAATGAGTGGATACTGGTAAATTCAGGATATCATCACATGATAGCCCGATACATTATAGAAAATGACATGATACCATCAATAGGTAAAATTGAAAAAGTGATGTCTGAGAAAAGATTTGGAGATAGCAGGCTGGACTTCCTTATATTAAATCATGATGGTTCAAAGATATGGACAGAAGTAAAGGGATGCACAATGGCAGAAAAAAATACTGCTCTGTTTCCTGATGCAGTGACATCCAGAGGAAAAAGGCATATAGAAGAACTGATCAGGATAGTTGAAATGGGGGATAGAGCACTTCTTCTGATACTTATCTTTAGACCAGAGTCAAAATGCTTTGCCCCAAATAACATAATTGATCCGGAATTTTCCAGATCGTTTGAACTTGCCACAAACAAAGGAGTTTTGGTACATCCGGTCATATTGAAATATGAGAATGGAACAATATATTACCTATCAGAGATTCCCCTCTGCAAATAA
- a CDS encoding DNA polymerase ligase N-terminal domain-containing protein, producing the protein MSENLAEYKKKRDFNKTSEPSGNRTEEHKYPVFVIQKHNARNLHYDLRLEVDGVLKSWAVPKGPSMDPSKKRLAIETEDHPIEYANFEGVIPEDEYGGGTVIVWDKGTYENINEKDDKLISMKDSIKKGHVKVILSGEKVQGKFALIKSSGRNKGQWLLLKMKGEDISTDHNGDILDIRPESVLSGKTIEDIEKI; encoded by the coding sequence ATGTCAGAGAATTTAGCTGAATACAAAAAGAAAAGAGATTTTAATAAAACTTCAGAACCATCCGGAAATCGCACTGAGGAACATAAGTATCCAGTATTTGTTATTCAAAAACATAATGCACGTAATCTTCATTATGATCTCAGACTTGAAGTTGATGGTGTATTGAAGTCATGGGCTGTTCCAAAAGGACCTTCTATGGATCCTTCTAAGAAACGTCTTGCAATCGAAACTGAAGATCATCCCATTGAATATGCTAACTTTGAAGGTGTCATTCCTGAAGATGAATATGGAGGTGGAACTGTTATTGTGTGGGATAAGGGAACCTATGAGAACATAAATGAGAAAGACGATAAATTGATCTCAATGAAGGATTCTATCAAAAAAGGTCATGTTAAAGTCATTCTCAGTGGTGAGAAGGTACAGGGAAAATTTGCACTTATAAAGTCATCTGGTAGAAATAAAGGCCAATGGCTGCTTCTTAAAATGAAAGGTGAAGATATCAGTACAGATCATAATGGAGATATTTTAGATATTCGTCCTGAGTCTGTCCTGAGTGGAAAGACAATTGAGGATATTGAAAAGATTTAG
- a CDS encoding sulfite exporter TauE/SafE family protein produces the protein MDELVFLLVAFLAEIIGTMAGFGSSTILMTFALFLFDFRTTLTLVAFFHLSGSAGRIIFFHKSINKRLLILFGIPGVIFTFIGAILVRYISSEFLEFFLGAFLLTYVLISVLNPEFSVKASKVNSTAGGILSGFISGIIGTGGIIKSAFLTSFKLEKSVYIATAASISFIIDIIRISIYLSEGYLSSQYYIYIPVLFTIALIGSFIGKNIVNMISEKRFRVFVLVVIALMSLKFIFDGISKIFGFI, from the coding sequence ATGGATGAGCTTGTTTTTCTTCTTGTTGCTTTTCTTGCTGAAATAATTGGAACAATGGCAGGTTTTGGGTCGTCAACTATCCTGATGACATTTGCACTTTTTTTGTTCGATTTTAGAACGACATTAACACTGGTAGCATTCTTTCACCTTTCTGGCAGTGCTGGAAGAATAATATTCTTCCATAAAAGCATAAACAAAAGATTGCTGATCCTCTTTGGAATTCCTGGAGTTATTTTTACATTTATTGGAGCAATACTTGTCAGATACATTTCTTCAGAATTTCTGGAGTTTTTTCTTGGAGCTTTTCTTCTTACATATGTACTTATATCCGTCCTGAATCCCGAATTCTCTGTTAAAGCAAGTAAAGTTAACAGTACAGCAGGAGGCATACTTTCAGGTTTTATCTCAGGTATAATAGGTACTGGAGGTATCATAAAAAGCGCATTTCTTACATCTTTCAAACTTGAAAAATCAGTTTATATTGCAACTGCTGCTTCAATTTCATTTATAATAGATATCATAAGAATTTCTATCTACCTTTCAGAAGGATATCTTTCATCACAATATTACATCTACATTCCTGTACTGTTCACTATAGCTCTGATAGGTTCTTTCATTGGAAAGAATATAGTCAATATGATTTCAGAAAAGAGGTTCAGAGTATTTGTACTGGTAGTCATAGCATTAATGAGTCTGAAGTTCATATTTGATGGAATATCAAAAATTTTTGGCTTCATCTAA